The following proteins are encoded in a genomic region of Enoplosus armatus isolate fEnoArm2 chromosome 11, fEnoArm2.hap1, whole genome shotgun sequence:
- the cnga4 gene encoding cyclic nucleotide-gated channel alpha-4, with protein sequence MDKTGYVSIRGNQWQRLLRWQRGQKVNEKGDDGVKDEGKRSINLDLKLKVNWREWSVDPAEQFYYVWLQVMIFPIVYNWVIIILRTCFTAIALSYLPVWLTLDYLSDLMYMVDMIITVHTGYLDQGILIKDLTQLKKRYLHSKCFLRDLASLLPTDFLYFVFGIQTPLVRINRLLRLPRLNEALDRMETRTSYPNTFRISKLMIYIFVLIHWNACLYFALSSYIGFGSDRWVYPNMTNPEFASMRRQYFYCFWFSAQIFTTVGDTPLPKREEEYLFMIADLLIAVLVFASIVGNVGNVITSLRDRDNVFFPNHELVKAYLRSHYISKELRQRIDNWYQHLHINKKIMRENEILQQLPVHLRTEIAVSVHLPTLSKVTIFQSCEKSLLEELVLKLTPQVFSPGEYVCRKGDVGHEMYIIKEGKLAVVADDGVTEFAVLSEGNFFGEISILNIKGNKSGNRRTANIRSIGYSDLFSLSKEDLTDTLSEFPAAKRHLEEKGRQILTKMGMLEESGEGEEGEANNVETKISKLESNLEVLQTKLARLMVELESSNRKMQARVEQLEWEVAALETQLPEDGEEGKRAPGRGEGVGGEVGWEREEAEGEEEEGPDAKVKKQGQGEDGNDVTKEGDGESTKSTKEDMERILDGDKSGLKDPDDQEKKKEDDGEKSREKGDDRPGKGDGAEIEPEDEKEEKSGEREPEEGREKAEEDLEKREMEQKDEGPKK encoded by the exons ATGGATAAAACAGGTTATGTTAGTATTAGAGGCAACCAATGGCAGAGATTGCTCAGGTGGCAACGAGGGcagaaagtgaatgagaaagGAGACGATGGAGTCAAGGATGAAGGCAAACGTAGCATCAATCTGGATCTGAAGTTGAAAGTTAA TTGGAGGGAGTGGTCGGTTGATCCGGCAGAACAGTTTTATTATGTCTGGCTGCAGGTCATGATCTTCCCCATTGTCTACAACTGGGTAATCATCATTTTGAG GACATGCTTCACTGCAATTGCACTGAGCTACCTGCCTGTGTGGCTTACACTGGACTATCTGTCAGACCTCATGTATATGGTTGACATGATCATCACTGTTCACACag GTTACTTGGATCAGGGCATCCTGATTAAGGACCTAACTCAGCTGAAGAAGCGCTACCTTCACTCTAAATGTTTCTTAAGGGACCTGGCTTCCCTGCTGCCCACCGACTTCCTCTACTTTGTCTTTGGCATCCAAACTCCGCTGGTGAGGATCAACCGCCTTCTGCGTTTGCCACGACTCAACGAGGCCCTGGATCGCATGGAGACGAGAACCTCCTACCCCAACACCTTCCGCATCTCCAAGCTCATGATATACATCTTTGTGTTGATCCACTGGAATGCCTGTCTCTACTTTGCACTGTCCAGCTATATCGGCTTTGGAAGTGATCGTTGGGTCTACCCCAACATGACCAACCCAGAGTTTGCCTCCATGCGTCgtcagtacttttactgcttcTGGTTCTCTGCCCAGATTTTCACCACAGTAGGAGACACCCCCCTGccaaaaagggaagaggagtACTTGTTTATGATTGCAGACCTGCTCATTGCCGTGCTGGTGTTTGCATCgattgttggcaatgttggCAATGTCATCACAAGCCTGAGGGACCGTGATAATGTCTTCTTCCCTAACCATGAGCTG gtGAAGGCATACCTGCGCAGCCATTACATAAGCAAGGAGCTTCGACAGCGCATCGACAACTGGTACCAGCATCTTCACATCAACAAGAAGATCATGCGAGAGAATGAAATCCTGCAACAGCTGCCTGTACATCTGAGGACAGAGATCGCTGTCAGCGTGCACCTTCCCACACTCTCCAAAGTCACCATCTTCCAGAGCTGTGAGAAAagtctgctggaggagctggtgcTCAAACTAACACCTCAG GTGTTCAGTCCAGGAGAGTACGTCTGCAGGAAAGGAGATGTGGGCCATGAAATGTACATCATCAAAGAGGGAAAGCTTGCAGTTGTAGCAGATGATGGGGTCACGGAGTTTGCTGTGCTGAGTGAAGGGAACTTCTTTGGGGAAATTAGTATCCTCAACATCAAAG GTAACAAGTCTGGCAATCGTCGCACTGCCAACATCCGAAGCATTGGCTACTCTGACCTGTTCAGCTTGTCCAAAGAAGACCTGACAGACACGCTATCCGAGTTCCCTGCAGCCAAACGACACCTGGAGGAGAAAGGTAGACAGATCCTCACCAAGATGGGCATGTTGGAGGAGagcggagagggagaggagggagaggcaaACAACGTCGAAACCAAGATAAGCAAGCTGGAGAGCAACTTGGAAGTCCTGCAAACAAAACTAGCTCGACTCATGGTGGAATTAGAGTCGAGCAACCGCAAGATGCAGGCCAGGGTGGAGCAGCTGGAGTGGGAGGTGGCAGCACTGGAGACTCAACTGccagaagatggagaagaaggaaaaagagcaCCAGGAAGAGGTGAAGGGGTGGGAGGGGAAGTTGGCTGGGAGCgagaagaggcagagggagaggaagaggagggtccAGATGCAAAGGTAAAAAAACAGGGACAGGGAGAAGATGGTAATGATGTGACcaaagagggagatggagagagcacCAAAAGCACAAAAGAGGACATGGAGAGGATTTTGGACGGCGATAAATCTGGGTTGAAAGACCCGGATgatcaggaaaagaaaaaagaagatgatggagagaaaagcagagagaaaggagatgaCAGACCTGGGAAAGGAGATGGAGCTGAGATTGAACCTGAAgatgagaaagaagagaaaagtggagagagagaacctgaagaggggagagaaaaggctGAAGAAGACTtagaaaaaagagagatggagcagaAAGATGAAGGGCcgaagaaatga